One stretch of Miscanthus floridulus cultivar M001 chromosome 18, ASM1932011v1, whole genome shotgun sequence DNA includes these proteins:
- the LOC136520231 gene encoding uncharacterized protein: MHPRAASGATGKLTGPYGSWESPISAAVVSAAGRTAEGFAIAGDGRLVWVETRPEDGGRAVLVKEAAEPGGKALDVTPQGFAVRSLAQEYGGGAFAVQGDTVVFSNYTDQRLYKQTIGDNSPLPLTPDYAGSVVRYADGVFDPHFHRFVTIMEDHRHNSSNPITTIVAVRISDGDVKESTMLVSGNDFYAFPRIDPTKKRMAWIEWSNPNMSWDKSQLWVGYFNEKGNIKEKICIAGGDPTIVESPTEPKWSSKGELFFITDRRSGFWNIYKWDEQNRAVTPLYSLDAEFSKPMWIFGVSSYDFLGIDDTSHKIVCCYRQNGKSYVGVLDHDSESFSKIDIPFSSVTNIVVSGDGSFYIEGASATLPVSIAKVTLDKKRTMATDFSIVWSSSEDVAQYELYFSLPEFVEFPTVINGQHAYAYFYAPYNNVFQGSSDEKPPLLVRTHGGPTDEARGVLDLGVQYWTSRGWAFVDVNYGGSSGYGREFRERLLAQWGVVDVNDCCSCAAFLVETGRVDGQRLCVTGESAGGFTTLACLAFRQTFKAGSSLYGASFGSQFLMHCFLMDSG, encoded by the exons ATGCACCCCCGCGCCGCCTCGGGCGCCACCGGGAAGTTGACCGGGCCGTACGGGTCCTGGGAGTCGCCGATCAGCGCCGCTGTCGTCTCCGCCGCCGGGAGGACCGCAGAGGGGTTCGCCATCGCCGGAGACGGCCGGCTCGTCTGGGTGGAGACGCGCCCCGAGGATGGAGG GCGCGCGGTCCTCGTGAAGGAAGCGGCAGAACCAGGCGGCAAGGCTCTTGATGTGACGCCGCAGGGGTTCGCGGTGCGGTCCCTGGCGCAGGAGTACGGTGGTGGGGCATTCGCCGTGCAAGGGGATACCGTTGTGTTCTCTAACTACACTGACCAGCGTCTGTACAAGCAAACAATAGGAG ATAATTCACCGCTACCACTGACACCAGATTATGCTGGATCAGTAGTACGCTATGCTGATGGTGTCTTTGATCCCCATTTCCATCGTTTCGTAACTATAATGGAAG ATCATCGGCACAATAGCTCAAATCCCATCACTACAATTGTTGCTGTAAGAATAAGTGATGGGGATGTCAAAG AATCTACTATGCTGGTCAGTGGCAATGACTTTTATGCCTTCCCACGTATTGATCCAACTAAAAAACGTATGGCATGGATTGAGTGGAGTAACCCGAACATGTCCTGGGACAAATCACAGTTATGGGTTGGGTATTTCAATGAGAAAGG AAACATAAAAGAAAAGATCTGCATTGCTGGTGGAGACCCAACAATAGTAGAATCTCCTACTGAACCCAAGTGGTCTTCAAAAG GGGAGCTGTTCTTCATAACCGATCGAAGGAGTGGGTTTTGGAATATTTATAAATGG GATGAGCAGAACAGAGCAGTAACACCTCTGTATTCACTTGATGCTGAATTCTCCAAGCCCATGTGGATTTTTGGTGTCAGCTCCTATGATTTCCTTGGAATAGATGACACAAGTCACAAAATCGTTTGCTGTTACAG GCAGAATGGAAAGTCATATGTTGGGGTGCTTGACCATGATTCCGAGTCCTTTTCGAAAATTGACATTCCCTTCTCTTCTGTAACTAACATAGTG GTCTCTGGAGATGGATCCTTCTATATTGAGGGTGCATCTGCTACTCTTCCAGTATCAATAGCAAAG GTGACACTTGATAAAAAGAGAACTATGGCAACTGATTTCTCTATTGTTTGGTCCTCCTCAGAGGATGTTGCACAATATGAATTGTACTTCAGCTTGCCTGAATTTGTGGAGTTTCCAACTGTGATCAATGGTCAGCATGCATATGCTTATTTTTATGCTCCATATAATAATGTTTTCCAAGGTTCATCAGACGAAAAGCCTCCCCTACTGGTCAGAACTCATG GTGGACCCACAGATGAAGCACGAGGGGTTCTGGATCTTGGTGTGCAGTACTGGACAAGCCGAGGATGGGCATTTGTTGATGTTAACTATGGGGGAAGCTCAG GCTATGGGAGAGAATTTCGAGAGAGGCTTTTAGCACAATGGGGTGTTGTTGATGTAAATGATTGCTGCAGTTGTGCTGCATTCCTG GTGGAAACCGGAAGAGTGGATGGGCAGCGGCTTTGTGTAACTGGAGAATCCGCTGGTGGATTCACAACTTTAGCCTGCCTTGCTTTCAGACAGACCTTCAAGGCTGGTTCGTCTTTATATGGGGCAAGTTTTGGTTCTCAATTTCTCATGCATTGCTTTCTTATGGATTCAGGTTAA